In Borreliella afzelii, the following are encoded in one genomic region:
- a CDS encoding DUF693 family protein: MFLSYDFKIEFYNEKQSSKKDTSGGDSLIEETPKIVITTQCGIHVDITISNVFSNYNFVKSKQAKIVLWNLPLDFNDHIKVGDIVKIYYKKFAHEKKFDFIMAGYLGTPMSTDYPGGDFSVELDVRLAVSSNFFNRKLENKSLKGMTVEDAIKSVFPDRNITNMDEKDRLQIIDKNIYASTPKEFIEKIKGVYIHDVIADYGNNNSDVECTYIFTNDRTTEPDKKYKALEDYGLEFIPQQEITIEGEYNIRRIYWNAQIFYTHKIKIGDKVSFIDGLGKMIKTTIKETSARLSNTGDCSLILKLKDDSN, from the coding sequence ATGTTTTTAAGTTATGACTTTAAAATCGAATTTTACAACGAAAAACAATCTTCAAAAAAGGATACAAGTGGTGGGGATTCTTTAATTGAAGAAACTCCTAAAATTGTTATCACTACACAATGTGGAATTCATGTTGATATTACTATATCAAATGTATTTTCAAATTATAATTTTGTAAAATCAAAACAAGCAAAAATTGTACTTTGGAATTTGCCTTTAGACTTCAACGACCACATTAAAGTAGGGGATATAGTAAAGATATATTATAAGAAATTTGCCCATGAGAAAAAATTTGATTTCATCATGGCTGGTTATTTGGGCACTCCCATGAGCACTGATTATCCCGGTGGAGATTTTAGTGTCGAGCTTGATGTTCGTTTAGCAGTTAGTAGTAACTTCTTCAATAGAAAGTTAGAGAACAAAAGTTTAAAAGGCATGACGGTTGAAGATGCAATAAAATCGGTCTTTCCAGATCGTAATATCACTAATATGGATGAAAAAGATCGACTTCAAATCATTGACAAAAATATTTATGCCTCAACACCAAAAGAGTTTATTGAAAAAATAAAAGGGGTATACATTCATGATGTAATAGCTGATTATGGCAATAACAACTCTGATGTTGAATGTACTTACATATTTACTAATGATAGAACAACTGAACCAGATAAAAAATACAAGGCTTTAGAAGATTATGGACTTGAGTTTATTCCACAACAAGAAATTACTATCGAGGGTGAATACAATATAAGGCGTATATATTGGAATGCCCAAATATTTTACACACATAAAATAAAAATTGGCGATAAAGTTTCATTTATTGATGGGCTAGGAAAAATGATAAAAACTACCATAAAAGAAACAAGCGCAAGACTTAGCAATACGGGAGATTGTTCATTAATACTTAAGTTAAAGGATGATTCTAATTAA